From a single Couchioplanes caeruleus genomic region:
- a CDS encoding RNA polymerase subunit sigma-70, which produces MDETRLLAAARGGDADAFGRLTGAYRAELLAHCYRMLGSVHDAEDALQESLIRAWRGLGTFTDGSVRAWLHRIATNRCLTLIARRARRELPADLSPGAPLSEVAWLEPWPGRTSAQRSAEAAAVQREHVELAFVAALQHLSGSQRAVLLLRDVLGFTAAETADQLGTTVAAVNSGLQRARATLARRRPTPARRPSDDMIKTLTHRYAAAWHAGDVDAIVALLAEDATYSMPPLPQWFSGRTRIREFLLERPLLHRWHFLPARANGQPAFGTYLWDDARERWTWAGLDVLRIEGEQIAEVVSFLLAPPGDFGLPDEFGTPPGL; this is translated from the coding sequence ATGGACGAGACCCGGCTGCTCGCTGCCGCCCGCGGCGGGGACGCCGACGCCTTCGGCCGGCTGACCGGTGCGTACCGGGCGGAGCTGCTCGCGCACTGCTACCGGATGCTCGGCTCGGTGCACGACGCCGAGGACGCGCTGCAGGAGTCCCTGATCCGGGCCTGGCGCGGGCTCGGCACGTTCACCGACGGCTCGGTACGGGCCTGGCTCCACCGCATCGCCACCAACCGCTGCCTCACGCTCATCGCCCGCCGGGCCCGCCGCGAGCTGCCCGCCGACCTCAGCCCCGGCGCCCCGCTGAGCGAGGTCGCCTGGCTCGAACCCTGGCCCGGCCGGACCTCCGCCCAGCGCAGCGCGGAGGCCGCAGCCGTTCAGCGGGAGCACGTCGAGCTGGCGTTCGTGGCCGCGCTGCAGCACCTCTCCGGCTCGCAGCGGGCCGTGCTGCTGCTGCGCGACGTGCTCGGCTTCACCGCCGCCGAGACCGCCGACCAGCTCGGGACCACCGTCGCCGCCGTGAACAGCGGGCTGCAACGGGCCCGGGCCACCCTGGCGCGGCGCCGCCCCACCCCGGCGCGCCGCCCCTCCGACGACATGATCAAGACCCTCACCCACCGGTACGCGGCCGCGTGGCACGCCGGCGACGTCGACGCGATCGTGGCGCTGCTCGCCGAGGACGCCACGTACTCGATGCCGCCCCTGCCGCAGTGGTTCTCCGGCCGTACGCGAATCCGTGAGTTCCTGCTGGAACGGCCGCTGCTCCACCGCTGGCACTTCCTGCCGGCGCGGGCCAACGGCCAGCCGGCCTTCGGCACCTACCTGTGGGACGACGCGCGGGAGCGGTGGACCTGGGCCGGGCTCGACGTGCTGCGCATCGAGGGCGAGCAGATCGCCGAGGTGGTGTCGTTCCTGCTCGCGCCGCCGGGAGATTTCGGCCTGCCCGATGAGTTCGGGACGCCGCCGGGGTTGTAG